A stretch of the Helicoverpa zea isolate HzStark_Cry1AcR chromosome 15, ilHelZeax1.1, whole genome shotgun sequence genome encodes the following:
- the LOC124636877 gene encoding 3'-5' RNA helicase YTHDC2-like — protein sequence MSSKKGKRHGNKHFPIAESVSIALKIQLDKFISDENETELKFPTFLSAQERGFIHETVAKLGLKSKSRGKGVNRYITIYKRIGSTIIQNDAKLILDSNMRCSIAELCNAFPITSKEKDDLSSCPEKERSPQLTHKSMGQLNNGVAQVPNTQYNPDLLKFREKLPVYEQRQDLINAVLHNQVIIVAGATGCGKTTQLPQLVLDYCQEHKQPARMYCTQPRRISAVAVAERVAYERMEKIGQSIGYQIRLESRVSPRTVLTYCTNGVLLRTLMAGDTSLTGVTHIFVDEVHERDKFSDFLLIALRDALPRCKDLKLVLMSATMDTQIFSRYFNNCPVITIPGRLHEVQRYYLEDILKISQYRTPKMAQVEKELKSKLKSGHSYWSHLEGQKQEDVASSSSKEVIKEDKESVLEPSLQADMDEFLDECFNEGSLDSFTQLLYMYMSEGVPVRTQHSRSRRAGLMAAAARGLPEACAQLLHIGADPSAKDKDGKTAYDYAIENNHPDCAKILSTFNINDEPKENTEDDSAAENFLLDVYHHTFSEELIDHDLMLALIKHIHVNLPKGSILVFLPGYDDIVTLRDMIQSCTDMNVLKYQIFTLHSNMQTLDQKKVFNPLPNARKIIISTNIAETSITIDDVVYVVDSCKVKEKYYESNGGVCTLQCVWTSRACCQQRAGRAGRTKPGHCFHMCSKRRFNTLPLNSVPEILRVPLQELCLHTKLLAPGNTPIADFLSKALEPPSFLAVRNAVTLLKTIGALTPMEDLTEIGQHLLDLTVEPKLGKMLLYACVMKCLDPILTIVCSLANKEPFQISMNPENRKRGSMARKEFAADSYSDHMALLRAFQAWQTARANGTERAFCAKNLICGATMEMIVGYRSQLLAQLRALCLVKARGSGDIKDVNLNSEKWHVVKAVLVSGLYPSIARVDRDSASLRTSKEVKVAFHPSSTLHQGGGLTGSQKSVQNLPTDWVVFEEISRAGRFCFIRCNTLVTPLTVALFGGPLRLPLGALTQRANPPGLSSDSDSEADENNASPDTAVITLDDWMAFTADASDAISVFYLRQKLCALVIRRMSNPAKPMTPLDEQILSTVVHIMGSEEKNVGLNQPSGIGQRPKPLTVDSPNWRSRLENDDQYRHDNNKYYPQYNQNEGGFPGGNFYNNAYGGYRNGQGRPGGWRNDVPQPFSPQSYSGPKSPMSPNGKTLLANIEKYGETGEGNVRYFVAKADDPHSVEVAQSTGTFPFTQSTAKKLQKIKQEGTRVIVFFSCASAFKFVGCAALLDNAGALDWLSTHHVPYHMVRNIGNSLAGGARVCAARDGAELCAPAARALLAAHSRRRHPPRPIQKHAPDM from the exons ATGAGTTCTAAAAAGGGAAAGCGTCATGGAAACAAGCATTTTCCCATCGCTGAATCTGTGAGCATAGCACTGAAGATTCAGCTGGATAAGTTCATAAGTGATGAAAATGAGACTGAGCTAAAGTTCCCGACGTTCCTGTCGGCCCAGGAGCGCGGATTCATCCATGAGACTGTTGCCAAACTCGGTCTCAAGTCGAAATCGCGCGGGAAAG GTGTAAACCGCTACATAACAATATATAAAAGGATTGGATCAACGATAATTCAGAATGATGCCAAGCTCATATTGGACTCCAACATGCGGTGCAGTATTGCGGAGCTATGTAATGCATTCCCGATCACCAGCAAGGAGAAGGATGACCTTAGCAGTTGTCCAGAGAAGGAGAGGAGTCCACAGCTCACACATAAGAGTATGGGGCAGCTAAACAATGGGGTTGCACAG gtcCCCAACACACAATACAATCCAGATCTTCTGAAGTTCAGAGAGAAATTACCTGTGTATGAACAGAGGCAGGACCTTATCAATGCAGTTCTTCATAATCAG GTGATCATAGTGGCAGGTGCCACAGGCTGCGGGAAGACCACACAGCTGCCTCAGCTGGTGCTGGACTACTGCCAGGAACACAAGCAGCCAGCCCGCATGTACTGTACGCAGCCCAGGAGGATATCTGCTGTAGCTGTCGCAGAAAGA GTAGCGTACGAGCGCATGGAAAAGATAGGCCAATCAATAGGCTATCAGATAAGGCTGGAGTCCCGCGTCAGTCCACGAACAGTGCTCACTTATTGTACCAATGGAGTGCTGCTTAGAACTCTTATGGCCGGAGATACTTCGTTAACAG GTGTAACCCACATATTCGTGGACGAAGTGCACGAACGTGACAAGTTCAGCGACTTCCTGCTGATCGCGCTGCGCGACGCTCTGCCGCGCTGCAAGGACCTCAAACTGGTCCTCATGTCCGCCACCATGGACACTCAGATATTCTCCAG GTACTTCAACAACTGCCCAGTAATAACAATACCGGGCCGATTACATGAGGTCCAACGTTATTACTTAGAAGATATTCTGAAGATCTCACAATACAGGACTCCTAAGATGGCGCAAGTTGAGAAGGAACTTAAGTCCAAGCTCAAGAGTGGACACAGTTATTGGTCACATCTTGAAG gTCAAAAACAAGAAGATGTTGCAAGCAGTAGTAGCAAGGAAGTTATAAAGGAAGACAAAGAGAGCGTTCTCGAACCTTCTCTACAAGCTGATATGGACGAGTTCCTTGACGAATGCTTTAATGAAGGCTCATTG GACTCGTTCACGCAGTTGCTATACATGTACATGTCGGAGGGTGTGCCGGTGCGGACGCAGCACTCCCGCTCGCGCCGCGCCGGCCTCATGGCGGCCGCCGCCCGAGGCCTGCCCGAGGCCTGCGCCCAGCTGCTGCACATCG GCGCGGACCCTTCAGCAAAAGACAAAGACGGTAAAACGGCCTACGATTACGCCATAGAGAACAACCACCCCGACTGCGCCAAAATATTATCCACCTTCAATATTAACGACGAACCTAAAGAAAATACCGAAGACGATAGTGCAGCCGAAAACTTCCTATTAGACGTATACCACCATACATTCTCAGAAGAACTCATAGACCATGATCTAATGCTAGCCTTAATAAAACATATACATGTGAATCTGCCTAAAGGAAGCATCTTAGTATTCCTACCAGGATATGATGATATAGTGACTTTGAGAGACATGATACAATCCTGCACAGACATGAATGTGCTAAAATACCAGATATTTACACTACACAGTAATATGCAAACACTAGACCAGAAGAAAGTTTTCAATCCTCTGCCTAATGCAAGGAAGATTATCATATCTACGAATATAGCTGAGACTTCGATTACTATAGATGATGTGGTGTATGTGGTCGACTCTTGTAAGGTGAAAGAGAAGTATTATGAGTCGAATGGCGGTGTTTGTACTTTACAATGTGTGTGGACGTCTAGAGCTTGTTGCCAGCAACGAGCGGGCAGGGCCGGACGGACAAAACCCGGACATTGCTTCCATATGTGTTCCAAACGACGTTTTAACACTCTCCCTCTAAATTCCGTGCCTGAGATACTCAGAGTACCACTTCAGGAGTTATGTCTGCACACAAAGTTATTGGCTCCGGGTAACACTCCTATAGCGGATTTCCTATCTAAAGCATTAGAACCTCCATCGTTCCTAGCTGTGAGGAATGCAGTGACGTTACTCAAAACTATCGGAGCATTGACTCCTATGGAAGATTTGACGGAAATCGGACAGCATTTGCTAGATCTGACAGTAGAACCAAAGTTAGGCAAAATGCTGCTTTACGCTTGTGTCATGAAGTGTCTCGATCCAATTTTGACGATAGTATGCAGTTTGGCAAACAAGGAGCCTTTCCAAATATCTATGAACCCTGAGAACAGGAAGCGTGGTAGTATGGCTAGAAAGGAATTTGCAGCTGACAGTTATTCCGACCACATGGCGTTGTTAAGAGCCTTCCAAGCCTGGCAGACTGCCCGAGCGAATGGAACGGAAAGAGCGTTCTGTGCTAAGAATTTAATATGCGGAGCTACCATGGAAATGATTGTAGGATACAGATCACAACTACTTGCTCAATTAAGAGCCTTATGTCTGGTCAAAGCTCGAGGTTCGGGAGATATTAAAGATGTTAATCTGAATTCAGAGAAATGGCATGTTGTTAAAGCTGTGTTAGTCAGTGGCTTGTACCCGTCAATAGCTCGCGTGGACAGAGATTCAGCCTCTCTAAGGACCTCAAAAGAGGTTAAAGTGGCTTTCCATCCTAGTTCAACATTACACCAAGGAGGTGGACTGACCGGGTCACAGAAATCCGTGCAAAATCTCCCAACTGACTGGGTCGTGTTCGAAGAAATTTCTAGAGCGGGGAGGTTTTGCTTCATCCGTTGTAATACTCTAGTGACGCCATTAACAGTAGCGTTGTTCGGAGGTCCATTAAGATTACCTTTGGGTGCTTTAACACAGAGGGCCAACCCTCCGGGATTGTCCAGCGATTCAGATAGCGAGGCGGATGAAAATAATGCTTCGCCGGACACCGCAGTTATTACTTTAGACGATTGGATGGCATTCACAGCGGATGCATCAGACGCCATCAGCGTTTTCTACCTCCGACAAAAACTCTGCGCTCTAGTCATAAGACGCATGTCCAATCCTGCTAAACCTATGACTCCATTAGACGAGCAAATACTAAGCACAGTTGTACATATCATGGGCTCGGAAGAAAAGAATGTAGGTCTTAACCAGCCTAGTGGAATAGGCCAGAGACCGAAGCCCTTAACAGTAGATTCACCAAACTGGCGGTCTCGTCTCGAGAATGACGACCAATACCGCCACGATAATAATAAGTATTATCCCCAATATAATCAAAATGAGGGAGGTTTCCCTGGAGGgaacttttataataatgctTACGGGGGTTATAGAAACGGCCAAGGCCGTCCCGGCGGTTGGAGGAACGACGTTCCTCAACCATTTTCTCCTCAATCGTATAGTGGTCCAAAAAGCCCTATGTCGCCAAACGGTAAGACCCTGTTGGCGAATATAGAGAAGTATGGAGAAACTGGAGAAGGCAATGTGCGCTACTTCGTGGCCAAGGCAGATGATCCGCATAGTGTGGAGGTGGCTCAGAGCACCGGCACGTTCCCATTCACACAGAGTACGGCTAAGAAACTGCAGAAGATTAAACAG GAGGGTACCCGCGTAATAGTGTTCTTCTCATGCGCGTCTGCGTTCAAGTTCGTGGGCTGCGCCGCGCTGCTGGACAACGCGGGCGCGTTAGACTGGCTGTCCACGCACCACGTGCCTTACCATATGGTCCG AAACATCGGCAACTCTCTAGCAGGCGGTGCCCGGGTGTGTGCAGCCCGGGACGGCGCCGAACTGTGTGCCCCCGCCGCCCGGGCGCTGCTGGCCGCGCACTCGCGCCGCCGCCACCCGCCCAGGCCCATACAGAAACATGCACCAGATATGTGA
- the LOC124636879 gene encoding FAM172 family protein homolog CG10038 has translation MSFKYFRRLRVFFSSTVLPKQNWSQTSGRSYCVAESEKMDAVKTMKDLGYAFNTEGQLRKIGVDGQITEEPFQFNVSNQHQECQAHYEELGNAVTEYVYHLMEAEQNLTRLPVPKDSSKGTFIFVSKDYDQKDVLVILIHGSGAVRAGQWARSLIINDNLDMGTQIPYIKKALQKGYGVMVLNPNDNCQNNGKKIPNSSSGEEHTSYVWNTYVKNTKATSIAIVAHSYGGVLTVTLADQLKDEFEQRVKVIAFTDSVHVYSNIKITKHMQEAARNWISSQSPLDTPMKTPDYDIPRVSAGHQKHEMTSYSCMESVFKFIEEKVTK, from the exons ATGTCATTCAAATACTTTCGGAGGCTACGAGTTTTCTTCTCATCGACTGTTTTGCCGAAACAAAATTGGTCACAAACTTCCGGTCGCAGTTATTGTGTTGCTGAATCAGAAAAAATGGACGCTGTGAAGACTATGAAGGATTTGGGATATGCTTTCAATACCG AAGGACAACTGCGAAAAATAGGAGTTGATGGCCAAATAACTGAGGAACCATTCCAGTTTAATGTCAGTAATCAACACCAGGAGTGTCAAGCACATTACGAAGAGCTTGGCAATGCGGTCACAGAATATGTGTATCACTTAATGGAAGCTGAACAGAATCTAACAAGGCTGCCGGTACCGAAAGACTCCAGTAAAGGCACCTTCATCTTTGTTTCTAAAGATTATGATCAGAAAGACGTGTTGGTAATTTTAATTCATGGGTCTGGTGCGGTCCGGGCTGGTCAGTGGGCAAGATC ACTTATAATCAACGATAACTTAGACATGGGAACACAGATACCATACATCAAGAAAGCCCTACAAAAGGGCTACGGAGTAATGGTACTAAATCCTAACGATAACTGCCAAAACAATGGCAAGAAAATACCAAACAGTAGTTCAGGCGAAGAACACACTAGTTACGTATGGAATACTTACGTAAAGAATACCAAAGCAACGTCAATAGCTATCGTAGCTCATAGTTACGGTGGCGTACTCACGGTAACGTTGGCAGATCAGTTGAAAGACGAATTTGAGCAAAGGGTCAAAGTCATAGCCTTTACTGACTCTGTACATGTGTATTCTAATATAAAGATTACGAAACATATGCAAGAG GCAGCAAGAAACTGGATATCTAGTCAGTCACCTTTAGATACTCCTATGAAAACTCCAGACTATGATATACCCAGGGTTTCAGCAG GTCATCAAAAACATGAGATGACCTCATATTCCTGCATGGAGTCAGTGTTCAAGTTTATTGAAGAAAAAGTGACGAAATAG
- the LOC124636878 gene encoding RNA-binding protein NOB1, with protein sequence MPKNIKHLVVDTTAFIKAAGLQDIAENVYTVQEVIDEITNDRQRRKLVVLPYDLVVKDVFTENIKFITEFSKKTGDYRSLSATDIKVMALTYQLEKEKIGTDHLKTDPTMQKIVKVTGLSNYNSNGNEKPDEDSEKVNQETGEPTEGTDEETGEVKTKNVTNVPEQKPTDETNTNDNDEEDAEQIAEQIKNMDLQDANIDDIIVKVNDDEEESGSEEDEDSDSDGGEWITPGNVAEKRKEMELGEFEEKSVEVACITSDFAMQNVLKQIGLNVTSIDGRIIRQLRTFIFRCTTCFKTTSVMTKVFCPKCGHSTLKKVGVSIDDDGVQHIHINGRKPLTARGKKFSLPTPRGGQHFQYPILSEDQHIHKRFATKMARSKTNALDPDYTAGFSPFAMRDVNSKSAVLGVRANKQDLKYIMKNSCKGKKK encoded by the coding sequence ATGCCGAAGAATATTAAACATTTGGTGGTCGACACAACAGCGTTCATAAAAGCAGCTGGCTTGCAGGACATAGCTGAGAATGTATACACAGTTCAAGAGGTTATTGATGAAATTACAAATGATAGACAGCGGAGAAAGCTTGTGGTGCTTCCTTACGATCTTGTAGTGAAAGATGTATTCACTGAAAACATCAAGTTCATCACAGAGTTCTCCAAAAAGACCGGTGACTATCGCAGTCTTTCGGCCACTGACATCAAAGTTATGGCTCTCACTTACCAACTGGAAAAGGAGAAAATTGGAACTGACCATCTCAAAACTGATCCTACAATGCAGAAGATTGTCAAAGTAACAGGACTATCGAACTACAACTCTAATGGCAATGAAAAACCTGATGAGGATTCTGAAAAGGTGAACCAGGAAACTGGTGAACCTACCGAAGGCACGGATGAAGAAACTGGAGAAGTCAAGACTAAGAATGTTACTAATGTACCAGAACAGAAGCCTACAGATGAAACTAATACCAATGACAATGATGAAGAGGATGCAGAGCAAATAGCTGAGCAAATAAAGAACATGGACTTACAGGACGCTAATATTGATGATATTATTGTAAAAGTCAATGATGATGAAGAGGAATCAGGCAGTGAAGAGGATGAGGACTCAGACAGCGATGGAGGAGAATGGATCACACCTGGAAATGTGGCAGAAAAAAGGAAAGAAATGGAACTAGGAGAGTTTGAGGAAAAGTCTGTTGAAGTTGCTTGTATAACTTCTGACTTTGCTATGCAGAATGTCCTCAAACAAATTGGCCTCAATGTCACCTCAATAGATGGCAGGATCATTAGGCAGCTCCGTACATTCATTTTCCGATGCACAACCTGCTTCAAAACTACAAGTGTGATGACTAAAGTTTTCTGCCCAAAATGTGGTCACTCAACTTTAAAGAAAGTTGGTGTGAGTATTGACGATGATGGTGTTCAGCACATCCACATAAATGGCCGGAAACCACTGACAGCTAGGGGCAAGAAGTTCAGCTTACCCACACCAAGAGGTGGTCAACATTTCCAGTACCCAATACTTTCTGAAGACCAGCATATTCACAAGAGATTTGCCACAAAAATGGCTAGGAGTAAAACTAATGCTTTAGACCCTGATTACACTGCAGGATTCTCTCCTTTTGCCATGAGGGATGTCAACTCAAAATCAGCTGTTTTAGGAGTAAGAGCTAATAAGCAAGACcttaaatatattatgaaaaactCTTGCAAAGGAAAGAAGAAGTAA